In the genome of Longimicrobium terrae, the window GCCGCCGTCATCTCGCTTTCGGAGACGATGCAGGTGGAACTGGCGGAATGGAAGATCGGCGTCACCGTCGTCTGCCCGTCGTTCTTCAAGACCAATCTGACCGACAGCTTCCGCTCGCCGGAGCCGCGGCTGCGCGACATCACCCAGCGCCTGCTTGACCGCCCCGGCCCGAGCGCCGCGGACGTGGCGGAAGACGTGTTCCGTGCGGTGCACAAGGGCGGCTTCTACGTCCTGCCCCACGCGGAGGGCCGCCGCGCGCTGCTGACCAAGCGCCTGCTGCCGCGCGCGCTGTGGGCACGAATGCTGGCGAAGCAGACGCGCGCCTTTACGCGAGACAACCGTCCGGGCGGTGGCGGATGATGGAGGATCGCGCCTCCGCCGTCCGCTCCGGCGAGGAACTGGATGCCGCGGCCGTGCACGCTTGGCTGCGGACGCTCGTCCCCGGTCTGGGCGACGGGTCGCCGGAGGTGACGCAGTACGCGGGCGGCGCATCCAACTGGACGTACCGCCTCCAGTATCCCGCGCACGACCTCATCCTGCGCCGGCCGCCGGCGGGAACGCGCGCCAGGTCCGCGCACGACATGGGACGCGAGTTCACCGTGCAGCAGCGCTTGGGGCCCGTCTATCCGTACGTCCCGCGGATGGTCGGGCTGTGCGCGGACGAATCGGTGATCGGCGCGGAGTTCTACGTGATGGAGCGCATCGCGGGCCTCATCCCCCGGCGGCGGATGCCGGACGGCGTGCGGCTGGACGCGGAGCAGACGCGGCGCCTGTGCCTGTCCGTCATCGACCGGCTCATCGAGCTGCACGCGATCGATCCAGCGATGGCGGGATTGGAGTCGCTCGGGCGCGGGCCGGGGTACGCAAGGCGGCAGGTGGCGGGTTGGAGCGATCGATACGAGAAAGCGCGCACGCCCAACGTCCCCCGCTTTCGCCGCGTGCGCGACTGGCTGCGGGCCAACGCGCCGGACGACGTGGCGAGCTGCGTCATCCACAACGACTGGCGCTTCGACAACGTGGTGCTGGCCGCGGACGATCCCACGCGCGTGATCGGCGTGCTGGACTGGGAGATGGCGACGGTGGGCGATCCGCTGATGGACCTGGGCGGCGCGCTTGCCTACTGGGTGCAGGCGGACGACAACGCGCTGATGCGCACCACCCGCCGCCAGCCCACAGACCTGCCCGGCATGCTGCGCCGCGAGGAAGTGGTGGAATACTATCTCGGCCGGACGGGATTGAAGCCGGAGAACTGGGCGTTCTACGAGGTGTTCGGCCTGTTCCGGCTGGCGGTGATCGCGCAGCAGATCTACTTCCGCTACTGGCACCGGCAGACGCGGAATCCGGCGTTCCGCAACTTCTGGATCCTGGTCAACTACTTCGACTGGCGCTGCCGCGGCATCATCCGCCGCAGCGGCCGGCCGTAGGCTCCATCTCTCCATCCGCCACGCGCGAGCCACTCCGTGTCGTGGCGGCGGCCCTCGCCCGCCAGAACGCGTCACGATCCGCCGCGCGGGGCCGGAAAGCCTTGCGGCGCGGATGCAAACCGGACACGTTGCGCACGCGGCGTTCGCCTCGTTGGGGCGATCACCGCGCCGCGTTCCGGCAATCCGTTTTCCCACGCGGGCCGTCGCGTCCCCCGCATCCGCACTGGATGCGGGTCCTTTTTTCTGATCGGTCCCGCGATGACGTTCCCCAGATCCCTCGCCCGCGTGCCGCTGCTGGCGGCCGCGCTGGCGCTGGCCGCCTGCTCCGACTCCGCCAATCCGGTGCAGCCCGACTTCCGCCAGCCGGACGCGGACCTCACCGTCGCCCTCACCTGCACCGTCTCCACGCGCGGCGGCGAGGTGCGCTGCACCGACGGCGTGGCGATGGGGGGCGGCGCGCGCGGCATCATCCTGGGCGGGCAGAACACCTACATCCGCCTCGCGTCCAGCAACATCCAGGTCACGCCCGGCTCGCTTTCGTTCGACGTGACCGTCGAGAACATGATCGCGCAGCCGCTGGGCGTGGCGGCGGATGGAGAGGTCGATTCCGCCGGCGTGCGGGTGTTCTTCGTGGCAGGACCGTCCTCCACCAGCGGCGGATCGGTGACGGTGGCCAACCCCGACGGCATGGACAGCTTTACCGGGCCGGACCAGCCCTACTTTCAGTACGAGGGCGGGCTCTTCGCGTCCAGCGTCACCGACGAAGTGAGCGAGCCGAAGACCTGGACCTTCGGGTTCACGCCCGAGGTGGAGAACATCACCTTCAAGGTGCTGGTGGCCGCGCAGCTTCAGTGGCCCGACGGCTTCATCCTGAACAACCCCTGGGTGGTGACGCTGGACCCCCAGGAGGCGGTGGAATTCACGGCGTCCGTCTACAACGCGCTGGGCATGCCGCTGCCGGACGAGCCCGTCACCTGGTCCAGCGACGCGCCGGCGATCGCCTCCGTCAATGGACCGTTCATCACCGCCGGTACGTCCAACGGGTTCGCGCAGCTCACGGCGATGAGCGGGACCAGGCCGGGGCTCTACCCCACCTGGGTCTCGGTCTGCCAGTCGGCGGTGGTGGGCAATGGAACCAGCCTGCCCGCGTCCCTCACGGACAGCGACTGCTTCAGCAGCTATGGCAGCGAGACGGGCACGCCCACCACGGACTTCTACGCGGACCTGTACCGCGTCACGCTCGAGGAAGGCCAGACCGTCACCGTCACCCTGGATTCCGGCGACCAGCTGGACACGTTCCTGCTCGTGACCGTGCCCGGGCTCGGCGTGGTGACCGCCTTCAACGACGACGACGACCAGGAAACGCTGGGAGTGGGCTCGCGGGTGGTGTTCACGGCCCCGATCTCCGGCGTGTACGTGATCGAGGCGAGCACCTACAACGAGCTGGATACGGGCGACTACACGCTGGGCGTCACCATCTCCTGATCGCGTGGGTCGGGGTGGATGAACGGCGGGGCGGAGACACGGTCTCTGCCCCGCCGTTTCCCAATCCCGGCACACCCGCCGCTTCCGATCAAACCGCCGCACGCCGATCATGAGACCGGCCGATGGATTTCGCGATCCGGATCGTCGGGGTTTCCCCGCTTCCCTGCTCTTGTCCGCCGGACGAATCGAGACGACGAGGATTGGGGACAGAAAAGGATCTCTTCGGCACGACTGGATCAGACCGAACCCTGCTCCCGATACGATCGCATTGCAAAATCTTACCGCAAAGGAACGTTCTACGTGACTGCTTCAGTCCTGCGGGGACGGCGTTCCATGGAAAGTCTTCGTGCGGGATCGTACAATTTTCGTCGTCACACAGGTGCCATCCCGGCGCGGTACCTTCCCTGAGATGGCTCATTGCTTGCGGTGCAGCCGCCCGACATTCTGCCCAGGGTGATACGCGGGGTTTCCACGATAACTTCCGCGAACCTTGCGAAACATCGGTCATTCGGCCAGGTTGCGCTCGCGGCGTGAGCCCCTTATGGGGCGGCCGCGGCGTTGCGGTTCCGGCATGCGTTCGACGCACCATGGGCGGCACGTTCTCTCGTTCCGGCATTCGCTCCCGAGTGCCGGCCCTTGTTCACTGCCCCGCGACGCCAAGTATCAATGAACAACCTTTCCCGTCTGCCCCTGATCGCGGCCGCGCTGGCCCTTGCGGCGTGCTCCGACACGTCCAGCCCGGTTCAGCCGACCGAGAGCCGCGAGCCGGAAAACGCGATCACCACCGCCCTGACCTGCACCGCGTCCACGCGCACGCGCGAAGTCCGCTGCAGCGACGATGCGGCGCTCGCGGACGGGGTGCGCGGCGTCATCGTGGGCAACCAGAACGGCTACGTGCGCCTCACGTCCAGCAACGTCACCGTCGCCCTGGACACCATCTCGTTCGATGTGACCGTCGAAAACCTGATCGCGCAGCCGCTGGGCACCACCAACGGAAGCGCCCCGGAACCCGAGGGTGTGCGCGTGTTCTTCGTGGCGGGGCCGGCGTCCACCGGCGCGGGCACGGTGACGGTGGCCAACCCCGATGGGGTCGCGACCATCAACGGGCCGGACCAGCCGTACTTCCAGTACAACGGCCCCCTGTCGCAGAACACCATCAGCGAGCCCAGGCGGTGGAAGCTCCAGTTCAGCCCCGAGGTGACCAACGTCACCTTCAAGGTGCTGGTGTCGGCCGCGGTCCAGTTTCCTGACGGGTACGTCGATAACACGCCGTACGTGCTGACGCTGAACCTTGGCGAAACCCGCAATCTTCCGGGCGCCGTCTTTACGGTCGTGGGGAATCCCGTACCGGGCGCGGTGATCGACTGGTCCAGCAGCAATCCGGGCCTGGCGTCGGTGAACGGCTCGCAGGTCACGGCGGGCGGAGGACGGGGTTTCGCGACGCTGACTGCGACGAGCGGTTCGCGGCCGGCGACCTACTCCACCGTGGTGTCCGTCTGCCAGTCCACGGTGGTCAACAACGGAACCAGCCTGCCGTCGTCCATCGCGGGCACCGACTGCTTCAGCAGCTACGGTGACCCCACCGGGCGACCCACCAATACCTTCTACGCGGACCTCTACCGCGTGGCCCTCAACGCCGGCCAGACCGTCACCATCACGATGGACTCGGGCGACGATCTGGACACGTACCTGCTCCTGGCCGACCCGCGCCTCGGCTTCCTGGTGGCCGGCAACGACGACGACGACGAGGGAGTACTGGGCGTGGGCTCGCGGATCGTTTACACCGCCACGGAAACCGGCGTGTACGTGATCGAGGCCAGCACCTTCGGGAACCTGGACACGGGCAACTACACGCTGAACGTCACCATCAACTGACCCGGCGGGCATGATGGATGAAAGGCGGGGCGGATGCAGTGCATCCGCCCCGCCTTTCTGCGTCCGCCCATCCGTTCCGCGCGACGGCGTACTCGGCCGCCCGTCATCCACCGAACAACCTCCACCCGCATGCGCGCGACACGAACCAAGATCCTCATCACCGGCGCCAGCAGCGGGCTGGGCGAGGGGATGGCCCGTGCCTTTGCGGCGATGGGGCGCAACTTGGCCCTGTGCGCCCGCCGCACGGACCGGCTGCATGCGCTGCGCGATGAACTGACGGCGCGCCATCCGGGCATCCGCGTCGAAGTGCGCGCGCT includes:
- a CDS encoding phosphotransferase family protein, whose product is MEDRASAVRSGEELDAAAVHAWLRTLVPGLGDGSPEVTQYAGGASNWTYRLQYPAHDLILRRPPAGTRARSAHDMGREFTVQQRLGPVYPYVPRMVGLCADESVIGAEFYVMERIAGLIPRRRMPDGVRLDAEQTRRLCLSVIDRLIELHAIDPAMAGLESLGRGPGYARRQVAGWSDRYEKARTPNVPRFRRVRDWLRANAPDDVASCVIHNDWRFDNVVLAADDPTRVIGVLDWEMATVGDPLMDLGGALAYWVQADDNALMRTTRRQPTDLPGMLRREEVVEYYLGRTGLKPENWAFYEVFGLFRLAVIAQQIYFRYWHRQTRNPAFRNFWILVNYFDWRCRGIIRRSGRP
- a CDS encoding PPC domain-containing protein, which translates into the protein MTFPRSLARVPLLAAALALAACSDSANPVQPDFRQPDADLTVALTCTVSTRGGEVRCTDGVAMGGGARGIILGGQNTYIRLASSNIQVTPGSLSFDVTVENMIAQPLGVAADGEVDSAGVRVFFVAGPSSTSGGSVTVANPDGMDSFTGPDQPYFQYEGGLFASSVTDEVSEPKTWTFGFTPEVENITFKVLVAAQLQWPDGFILNNPWVVTLDPQEAVEFTASVYNALGMPLPDEPVTWSSDAPAIASVNGPFITAGTSNGFAQLTAMSGTRPGLYPTWVSVCQSAVVGNGTSLPASLTDSDCFSSYGSETGTPTTDFYADLYRVTLEEGQTVTVTLDSGDQLDTFLLVTVPGLGVVTAFNDDDDQETLGVGSRVVFTAPISGVYVIEASTYNELDTGDYTLGVTIS
- a CDS encoding PPC domain-containing protein, whose translation is MNNLSRLPLIAAALALAACSDTSSPVQPTESREPENAITTALTCTASTRTREVRCSDDAALADGVRGVIVGNQNGYVRLTSSNVTVALDTISFDVTVENLIAQPLGTTNGSAPEPEGVRVFFVAGPASTGAGTVTVANPDGVATINGPDQPYFQYNGPLSQNTISEPRRWKLQFSPEVTNVTFKVLVSAAVQFPDGYVDNTPYVLTLNLGETRNLPGAVFTVVGNPVPGAVIDWSSSNPGLASVNGSQVTAGGGRGFATLTATSGSRPATYSTVVSVCQSTVVNNGTSLPSSIAGTDCFSSYGDPTGRPTNTFYADLYRVALNAGQTVTITMDSGDDLDTYLLLADPRLGFLVAGNDDDDEGVLGVGSRIVYTATETGVYVIEASTFGNLDTGNYTLNVTIN